The Scleropages formosus chromosome 20, fSclFor1.1, whole genome shotgun sequence genomic interval AATATTTACTCCGATTGGTTTCAGCATATAAAGCAAATACGTATTCATGTCCTTTTGCCAGTAACTTTTGTGCGCTCCATAATTTCAGGAACATCATTTTCGCGAGCTCATCTGACACATATACGTTTCAGTGATGACTAGTTACATAACCCCGCTACATGTATCCCGATcttttatacagtttttctCGTCTTTCATGTTTGTAGCTGCTTAATGGCAAATCTCTGACTCGCCGAAAGCAAACAGAGAATTCTAGATGCACCTGGTGCTTTAGAAACATATTAACGAGAAAACGCCGCCTTGCAGAGTTCACTTTCGTACTTAGCAGTACGGGTTGTGTGTCTTACTACTGCGGTAAATTGCAGCTGACATCAGATACTCATCTGGGTTATGGCTGAGCTGACTCAGCAGTATTACTGCAGCGCTTAGCCCGGGAAAGATttaaatagctgcataaaataaaatcatcgCATGCCTTTTTGCGAAAAGGTTCAGCAGTCAAACCTGGGAGGATGTGGATGTTGAAAGCACCACTCATTTCACGCAGAATTTCTCCCGCTGTTTCTTTTACTCCCGGACCTCACTTGTCGCTCAAGAAAAGTCCGCTAATTACAGGCTCTCGTAATAACGACCGTCACGGCCTCAAGCGCGTGACCGCCAAGACAAGTTTTCCCGGGAAGTCCCCCGTCTTTGCTGTtttggatcacacacacacacacacacacattttcagaaccgcttgtcccatacagggtcgcggggaaccggagccaacaaccacggggcgtaaggccggaggggaaggggacacacccaggacgggacgccagtccgtcgcaaggcaccccaagcgggactcgaaccccagacccaccggagagcaggactgcggtccaacccactgtgccaccgcaccccctgttttaGATCATTTCTGCGTTAAACAACATAATGCTTGGTGTCCCGGGAGGAGCGGGCTGAGGCTTAGGATGAACCCTTTCCCGGGAGTCAGTCCAGCGCCAGCGCATTCCTGCGTGTCCAGAGCGCTTGGCagacacacagactcacactGAGACACACCCCTCCAGCATCAGctcttttattatttcagctTTAAATGTATCAGCGTACAGTAATAGGGCCCAATAACATGTGCAAGACTTCATCAAAACAGTCCTTCAAAATCCGTCCAAAACGACCGaccagcagaaaggaaaatatcaacgagaaaaaaaaaaaaaaaaaaacacagagctaCTGACAAAAATTCTTTCCTGTCATGGAGCTTCTGCTCCCTAGCTGGCATTTCGGTAATTGATTAATGGTCCACATGATTGATCCGTCTCGGAAGCGCAGTCCCCCGGCGAAGGTTCGTGAAATTCTGCACCGGTAACCAGGAGCAGAATTTTCACCGTTTGAAATGCCAGAAAATGGATGGAAGCAAAACCgtatgtgacaaaaaaaaaaaaaaaaaaaaacacacaacgaCAGTCTGGGGTTGTTCAAACCAAGTAGTCTTAGCAGCGGCCTTAAAAAACTTCTTTTCTAATACAAATcagatgtatatatatatatacagtatactataaGTGATTTCACTTTTGTGCTTTGTCTCctaaaatgtcataaaaaatCTATGATGTTTTAAGAATAAAAAGGATGtgtataacataaaaataatactacATACTTATAAAAAGGCTACTGCTGCTTACATAGTTTTACGAATAAGCACCACACAAATGTTTTACCAGTCTGAACAAGAAGAATAAGCACCAGTACGTTTCAACAATGTGAGATCTTAAATTTAAGCCGTACTCAAACGAGACTGCGCCTGCCTGCATTGCGCTCGCGTCTCAGTTTTGGTTCCGTAGCCGCTTGCTGTACAGACATAATGCCGCGAAAATGATGTTTGTCACAGTGCATCTTCGAGTAAGCACAGATGGAAGTCAGTTGGCAGGTCAGCGTGAAAGGTACCCCTTAAAGCAAGGACGCCGAACTGCAAATGGAATGAGAATTCTCATCTGAATGAGCACTGAGTGGAAAGTGATTAACGCACCCTAATTGCCAGATGTCACGGAGCACGATCCAAGTTTGCGGCGAAGTGAGATTTATACGCTCGGCGAAGGCCGGAGCGCTTCGGAGCGTGGAATTGTTTGCTGGGATGTAGCAGTTTGCGAACGAGCCCTCGACGGCACGTGATGGCCGGACAGGCGCGCATCACTCGTTTCGCACCTCACGCGGAGCAGCGTATGTCATCTTCATACACGCTACCGTGCAACTACTGTAATAAGATGCGTCCAGTTCAGGATGGGGTTAACAGCTGTACCCGCTTTTTGTGCAAGTCATTGGTCTCTTTCCTTCACTGCTCTGATGTGCCAAAAATAATCATGAGTTTCTGCTACGTACAAAAACTAAGCAAAGTGGAACAAGTCTTATGTCAAggaataaaataatacagaaacGTATGTGGTCGTAGACTGTTCAATTTCATAATCATTGTACTCGTCCAAAAGCGCTATGGCGCTATTCTTACAAGTGCTGTAAGAATGTACTGTGAGCAAAACACAACTCCAATATGGTTCAGGACAGTCATGAAATCTGTTTTAACAGGCAGAACAGAGAGATGCTTCCGCTTATAAAAGGATGATTCGTCGGGGTGTCGCGTGACTCCTCTACTTCGTTTTGTTCTATCCTTTCCCTGAtcgttttaaatatatttgttttcaattttttcttcccttctaATTTATTACAAGTTTTactgactttaaaaaatgtcacttcTGGACCAGTGCAACTACTCTATATTTTGGGGCAACATTATTTCTCactttattgcatttctttgttAACATATCTAAGCAAACTGATATAATTCAACACGTCTTTTTCACTTTCATATACATACCATACACTAGGAAAATCCCCCAAGCAACTTATTTCACTCATATAGGTTATAAAATATTCAATTataattgtttttgaaaatgaattaaatgtgcAAGCAAAGGACTAGCCCTCACTCTTGGCCTTGATCAGGTAGCCGCTGAAGGTGATGTAGGTGTCAAAGTCGTCGCTGAAGACGGCGTTCTCCCTCTCGCCCTTGAAGAGGCGTACCCACACCTCGTCGTTTTGCTCCACCTCCAGCATGAAACTCTGGCTCTGCATGATGCTGCGGTCGCTGGGCTGCGCGTACAGTATCGCCATCTCCTGCTCGTTCTTCATCACGTGCAGGTAAGTCTCCTTCTGGTTCCACGTGTGCACGTTCAGACTGAAGAAGTAGACGCCGGGCACGTAGCAGTAGAACTTGCCAGAGAACATGTTGAAGTGGTTGTACAGGTTGACAAACACGGTGTCGAAAATGAGCGTCTGGTAGTATTCGTTGCTGTGCAGGGCCTTCTTGCGGCCCACTGAGAATGCAGCGTAATATGTCTTACAAGGATCGCCTGGGGCCCCCATGCTGCCCTTGGTGCCCTTCATCCCATTGGAGCCTCTCGGCCCAGGGTTCCCTGTCTTTCCCAATTTTCCGTATGGGCCACGCTGGCCATTGTCTCCCTTCTCACCTATAGAGACAGAGTTACTTTAGCAACAtaacatcagcagcagcagtgtgatCATAACAACAGCATTATAACGCTATGCAATTATAACCTCTGCGGAtgtgaaaaccaaaaaaattacacaataataataagaagaagaacaatAAGAATAATAGCGATAAAAATCAAACATATCCGGCTACACAAATAGTACTTGCAGAAGAaccttttgatttttatttgcattatctttgtattattttatggGCATTTCAAATCGAAAATTTCTGGAATGCGCTGTATTTCACAGGCCGCAGTGAAAATTGACATTATATTTCCAGTATGAAACTAATAATCAGTTCCAACATGTTCCTTTTTATATCTTGTTTATACCTCCGATAAAACTAACGTCAGCTATGTAAACCAGTCACGGTTTTTCGGCGCGTTGTAAATCCTCACATATAACACAGGCAATAGCCCATCCCTCACACGTAATTATTTAATGCTAACATGATTGGCTTGCTTCCACAATAAATATCAGCAGCATATAAGCGGGTTTCACATAATGTTACATGTGATTCATGTAATTCACAACAACCATTAAAACTTTCTCCAAGTTTACACATAAACCTGTGCGTGCAATACTCTGCGGgtcattatttttccattttcactgaGATGCAGACAATATAAAGCTGTTTTAGTGCCTTAATGGGGAGCAGTTTTTAATCACTGTTTGAAGAGAATCCCAGAAAGCATATCTGGTTATAACATAAGACAGAGGTCGTGGCCTGCTTTCTTTCACTTGTTTTGTTCAGTCTGTTTCAACCATACTTAGGTCTCGTCAGGCAGATGTCTTAAGTGTCATGAGCCCAGTATAAATGAAACAGCTAGGTTAGCCAGAAGTTCTGTGGTGTTTTAATATCACACAGCTATGCAAAGCATCCTCTGGGTGCTGGAAATAGCAGGGTGTGGTCAGGAGCTACTGACCAACAGTGGCGGTCCCCTTTTCCTTCGGGGAGAGCATCCCATAAGCCTCGGATACCACAAATGGCCTGATTCCGGCCAAGTCTACTTCCTGTCCTGTCAACTTTcaactttttctttgtttttggtgCTGGAATAGGCATTTCATGTTTAGTGATTCTTAATCGGTTTCATCCTGTCTGGCACGTCTTTTAAAGCCCCATTACACACAAGCAACAGACGGTGGGGGGGTGAGGAGCTGGGCTTATGACCATAAGGAAAGTTCCACTGAGCATGAACTGAATGAGAGAACTGAACAAGACAGCAAAGTTAAAAGACGTCTAATGAACATCTTCATGGGGTCTGGTCTTTCCTGCTCCCCAAATCAGCCATGTGTCTTTTCATCATCCATTCTTCATCTCATAGTCTTTCACTCTATCTTCCTTCAAGGCTGAGGTCCAGCACAATCTAGCAAGCGCTTACCTTTCAGGATAGTGATGTTTATATGAGGTATCACCCGATACTCTGTTTGAGGCTCTGTGTATTGCGGAAACTCCTCCTCTGGGTCACAGCAGCGTCGACACCTGGGTCTGTTCAGAGACAGGTGAGTGTTACACAGGGTAGGGACGGTGAGATACAGTGGTACCAAAAGGCTGTTAAATAGCTCTGCTAGTGAAGGGCCCTTGAAACCTTGCATGGCAAAACAGTAGCAGTACCAGTACAGCATCAGTGTTCCTGAACAACgcaaacacaaaatgaacaaatgaagccATTATTATCCATTGGTGTTTACGGAGCCTGCTTGAGGACCATGTTGTTGATAGCTGTTAAGTGTGTTACAGTGGAGGAAGCGATACCTGGAGTCTCTGTGTTGGTCCCTCTGGTGGGGGCTGTTTCTGGGGTCTGATGTCCCGGGCTCTCTCTCCAAATGGGATGTTCTGTATGACTGTGATAGTGTGCCCATACAGAGCAGCATCATGGGCACCAGGGCAACAGCGAGAAGGAACCACCCAGGGGTCTGCATCATCTGCTAGGGTTTAGAGAGATGGAATTTGTAAGGTCAGAGTGTGTGGTGCTTGTGACAGGGAGCCAAGTCAAAGAATTATCACAAAGACGTACAGGTggttaagaaaataatataaaaatctCATGAAAAATCCTGAAGTACCTAAATCATATCGAAAAACGTGGCTGCGAAGGTGAATCGGGTTAAACAGTAGTACGTGTCAGCTATAAAAGAGGTCTAAAAATGAGAACTTCGATGTATGAGTTTTCAAAGCTACATAAGGCAACTAACAGAGTTCCAAAGAGGCCAAATAAATTGCACCTGAATTATAGGTGTACAAAACTTGGAAAATTATTCATCATGTCAAAgggaacagtctcaaaaataatgacagtatGTGCCACACATGGACAAACTTAATAAATGAAGAGGTTGCAAGTCAAAGGTCACCAACAGGGATAGACTGAAACTTCATAAGATAGTTGCCCAAGAGTATCGcttcaaaaattaccacagaattgATCAACATTTCTGAATTTCACAAAGCTGGAGTTCATGCCATAGTTACCATTCCAAAAACACTTGTATCCAAGCCCAATCCTTGACCTGGTGTAAGGGATGCAAAATCTGGAGCAGGGGGAAAACGTAACATGATCtgatgagtcatctttcaccCTGCTTCCTACATTCAGATGGGTTTACGTTTGGAGAAAGCCATAGGATGCTTTAAACTCACAATTTCTTTTGTCAGCTGTTGGAAATGGTGGTGGACCCTTAATGGTAAGGGCAATAATCTCATAGGAGTTATTAGGTCCAATGATTGCTCTTCATAGTCAAGGAATGGCCTAGGAATATGAGGTTATTGCACAGGACCAGGTGCATCCTATTGTGCAAACACTACTCTCAAAGTCAAGAAATTCAAGAGCGGTTTCATGAACACCAGGATGAGGTCTAACACCTTCTATAGCCCTGCTAATCATCAGATCTAAACATCATTGAACCTTTATAGGAAGCTCTAGTACGCATGTAGATTTCAATTTCCTTTATCCCTCCAAGAATGGTGCCGTATACCCCTACACACAATTCGGTACTTCAATAACAGTATTCCATGAAGAACTAAAGCTGTCCTGAAAGCAAAGGGTGGCCCTAATTTTTATTAGGTCCTTGATATTAGCATATGCGTTTCTGTTATCTTGTCCATCTCTTCTATATGATGCGAACTATAGAAATTCCACTCTCGATCTTTGGATCTCTGTTGCACAAAAGAGAGTGCAGATTATGTTGTTTACTGTGTATAATGTCATCATGGCAATAACTAATGTTTGATTGTTCATaatgttcagaaaaaatatttcattatggACTTTACTAGTGCATGGATTCATGGCTGGGACGCATTCAGAAGTTTATATTGttgtatatttatttcactACTATTTCAGATTGTTTACTGCTCCCCAATTGAGCAGCAATATAACGTGCTTTCGAAAACATCACTGGCAGCCAAACCCCAGTAGCTATGGTAGCCtaaaaaaacccaaacactGAAATCTTCTTAGACATTATGATTCATACATTTGGAAAGGCGTCGAGTGCTGGCAGAGGCAAGCCTGTCAtcaatctgttttcttttgccgGTGTGCAAAGAATGGGTTTGCAGCTGCAGTTTGTGTAACTCTTATCAGAAATTGGAGAGCTACTGTGGCTTGATCAGCAGCTGAGAAACGGGTAATGAGATCAGGTGGGCTCTTTCCAGGTTGAGTACTCATTTCTGGCTGTCAGATTATGCCAGACTCATGAGGTCAGTGTCTGGACCAACAGGCTGATAGAAGTAGTACCCTTTTAAACAGTGCCTTCACAACACCTGACTGATGACAGAGCTATGTCAAAACAAtgccaaagaaacaaacagactACATACCACACCACTaaaaaagtgtatatatatatatctggaATGGAGAACTGTTCTTAATTAATTCACTTATGCCTTATGTGAAAAAAGCTTTGTCCCGTCAAGTGAACTTAAATTTTTGGTACTTACATGCATATGTCTATTTAGTATTcatgaactgctgaatctgtctcaacattcaagaatggtctcaaaatatgtttttcggACCCACTTATCTCCTGATCCGCTGTCTACTCCGTAAACTTTCATTAAGtcatctgttaaaaaaatattccatgtCAACTCTTTATATGGTTACTTATATAATGtggtgctgtttgaaagtatgtgaaccctacagagATGTTTATTATTcttgtagaaaatattaaacgtataaaatctaaatcttaaatcctgaataaacttatgaaattaataaataattatcattGACACACCTGATACTACTTATCTACTTAGTTTTTCCAATTCAACCTAGGATTCACTCATTCTTGcccctgcactacttctgtttttctattagacacatgatttcctttaaagcaacatatggaattgttaatacacctattatgtcagatgagaaagactgcttcttattaaataacaattttgtggtaCAACGAAGGGACacaagaggttcacatactttcaagtagcactgtatACACTGGTAAAAACTGTGGTTTTGAACGGACTCTTTTGAGAATTGC includes:
- the c1qtnf1 gene encoding complement C1q tumor necrosis factor-related protein 1, with the translated sequence MMQTPGWFLLAVALVPMMLLCMGTLSQSYRTSHLEREPGTSDPRNSPHQRDQHRDSRPRCRRCCDPEEEFPQYTEPQTEYRVIPHINITILKGEKGDNGQRGPYGKLGKTGNPGPRGSNGMKGTKGSMGAPGDPCKTYYAAFSVGRKKALHSNEYYQTLIFDTVFVNLYNHFNMFSGKFYCYVPGVYFFSLNVHTWNQKETYLHVMKNEQEMAILYAQPSDRSIMQSQSFMLEVEQNDEVWVRLFKGERENAVFSDDFDTYITFSGYLIKAKSEG